AGGGGCGGGAAAAGGTCCTGGCCATTCCCCTGGGAACCGGGGAACTGGCTGCCCTCAGGCACTCGGCGACCATCCTCCAGGATATTATCACCCGGCTCCGTCTTTAGGTTAGTGGCAGCGTTTATAGAGCTGGATAAAATTGAGGATAAAACGGAGTTCATCCTCGGTACAATTACACACCAGGCGCAATACAGATTGTACCTGGGGTTCCATTAGCAACCGGCGTACTGCAGGGCTCATCTGGTTTAGCATCTCATCCAAACCAGCATCATCAGCTATAAAATAACAGGGAGAAATATTTAAGACTTCGCCGATTTTTTCCAGGGTTTTTAACGAAGGCTGTACCTTCCCCTGTTCTATCTGGCCGATGAGGCCGGCCGAAACTCCGGCCGCCCGGGCCAGGTCAGCCTGGGTAAAGCCCTGTTCTTCCCGGGCCTGGCGCAATTTATGTCCCAGTGAACCGCCTGTACCGATAACTGTACTTAAAGGGACATCGAGGACGGTAGTAATTTTTTTCAGGGTATCGATGGCCGGGTATACATTTCCCCTCTCTATTTCACTCAGATAGGAAATAGAGATACCGGCTTCCTCGGCCAGGGTGCTCAAACTTTTACCTTTTTTTTCCCGCAAGAGGCGGAGCCTCTCCCCCAGGGCGAGGCCCCGCTCATTACCGGCCTCCACGAGTTGCTCCCGGGGGAGATTTAAAGCCACGGCTATTTTATCAAGGGTTTTCAGGGAAGGTTTTTTCGCTCCCCGTTCGATCTCGCTTAAATATGAAACGGAAACTTCGGCTTTTTTAGCTAGGTCCTGAAGTGAATAACCCCGTTCTTCCCTCAGTTCCCGGATGCGTTTACCACAGACCCGCATTTTCTTTCGCTCTCCTGGGATTTAACTTAAATTAATTTATAGTATTATCGAATAAAGTATAAATTAAAGGCTCCAGCTCTGTCAAGTTTCAAATTTTCTTCATACTTTATTCATATTTTTATCATTCCTGCCAGGTAGAATATACCTCGAAAGGAGGTGGCGCGGGTGACGAAAAAAATTGCCCTCGTCCTCGCCATAGTGTTGATGCTGGGGGTGCTGGCACCGGTGGCCTTTGCGGCAGTTACCGACCAGCAAAAAGCTGAGATTGATTCCTTGTACCAGCAGATTATCGAGCTGCGTCAGCAAATTGTCGACAAGTATGTTGAAGCTGGCGAACTAACTAAGGAACAAGGTGAGGCGATTAAAGAAAGTATCCGGGACATGGAAGAATACCATAGCAAATATGGTATAGTTCCCGGCGCCTGCCATGGCGGGGCGGGCTATGGCATGATGGGAGGCTGGGGCCGCGGATTCCTGGGCGGTTTTGGCAATAACCCCAACCCGGGTAACCAGAATTCAGCCTTCTACGGCCCTGCCATGATGCGCGGTTATATGGGTTTGTAAAGCAACACACTACCTTATCTCTTGCTAAACTTAAGTAAAAACAGCCCCATTGTTAAGGGGCTGTTTTTTCGCGGGTAA
This Moorella sp. E308F DNA region includes the following protein-coding sequences:
- a CDS encoding helix-turn-helix domain-containing protein encodes the protein MRVCGKRIRELREERGYSLQDLAKKAEVSVSYLSEIERGAKKPSLKTLDKIAVALNLPREQLVEAGNERGLALGERLRLLREKKGKSLSTLAEEAGISISYLSEIERGNVYPAIDTLKKITTVLDVPLSTVIGTGGSLGHKLRQAREEQGFTQADLARAAGVSAGLIGQIEQGKVQPSLKTLEKIGEVLNISPCYFIADDAGLDEMLNQMSPAVRRLLMEPQVQSVLRLVCNCTEDELRFILNFIQLYKRCH
- a CDS encoding YckD family protein — protein: MTKKIALVLAIVLMLGVLAPVAFAAVTDQQKAEIDSLYQQIIELRQQIVDKYVEAGELTKEQGEAIKESIRDMEEYHSKYGIVPGACHGGAGYGMMGGWGRGFLGGFGNNPNPGNQNSAFYGPAMMRGYMGL